A genomic segment from Glycine soja cultivar W05 chromosome 20, ASM419377v2, whole genome shotgun sequence encodes:
- the LOC114401749 gene encoding uncharacterized protein LOC114401749, whose product MSSTHPKNPATITTSTTLILLSIILLCFPTTSKSDNPPCPYPCYPPPIGTVTPTTPSGGSTVPPAPPQPGLLYPPPSGNYPYYPTPPFGGGGVGGNDGSGGGGFGTPPPPDPILPYFPFYYRKPPHKPEDNSASTTTMHKWTGMVAITSLLSSSLLLLFV is encoded by the coding sequence ATGTCCTCCACTCACCCAAAAAACCCAGCAACAATAACAACATCCACTACTCTCATCTTGCTCTCAATTATACTCCTTTGTTTTCCAACAACCTCAAAATCCGACAACCCTCCATGCCCTTATCCATGTTACCCACCACCCATTGGAACGGTTACTCCCACAACTCCTTCAGGTGGTTCCACTGTTCCACCAGCTCCACCTCAACCCGGATTACTATATCCACCACCTTCCGGGAATTACCCTTATTACCCCACACCACCTTTCGGCGGCGGCGGTGTCGGCGGCAACGACGGTAGCGGTGGCGGTGGTTTTGGCACCCCACCACCACCGGACCCTATTCTACCCTACTTTCCATTCTACTACAGAAAGCCTCCTCACAAGCCAGAAGATAATTCAGCGTCAACAACCACTATGCACAAATGGACAGGGATGGTTGCTATTACTAGTCTATTATCTTCATCTTTGCTTCTTCTCTTTGTATAA